The following are from one region of the Salmo salar chromosome ssa27, Ssal_v3.1, whole genome shotgun sequence genome:
- the LOC106588381 gene encoding major histocompatibility complex class I-related gene protein, whose product MNISHLTVFVLYFSLECICQSDTYSLSYIYTALSKPVDLPGIHEFTAMGLMNNQQIDYYDSVSKKKIPKQDWMREKLPADYWEKGTQSRKSKEQWFKVNVDILMKRMRHNNTDVHVLQWKVGCEIDQQSDGTLKFIKGIDQYSYDGDDFLAFDDVTMQWVAPVDQALPTKRKLDDVQILNTYTKGYLEKECVDWLSKFMEYEDKEFSWADSAPKVYAFAKKAKTAGHVRLTCMATGFYPKDVVMHIKKNGVPLTDRDGVQSAGLLPNDDETYQIRMSVQIPEADKETYECYVNHRALKEPIVVKWDGKCCDCSSGGAVVIGAVVIAFIVVLILVGLFVLHRRGTIVIPGLRTRANGNGAAAMV is encoded by the exons ATGAATATATCTCATTTGACGgtttttgttttatatttttcacTAGAATGTATTTGCCAGAGCG ACACCTACTCCCTGAGCTACATCTACACTGCCCTGTCAAAGCCAGTAGACTTGcctggtatccatgagttcactGCCATGGGTCTGATGAACAACCAACAGATCGATTACTATGACAGTGTGTCAAAGAAGAAGATTCCCAAACAGGACTGGATGAGGGAGAAGCTGCCAGCAGACTACTGGGAAAAAGGCACTCAGTCACGCAAGAGCAAGGAGCAGTGGTTCAAAGTTAATGTCGATATCTTGATGAAGCGCATGAGGCACAACAACACTG ATGTCCATGTCCTTCAGTGGAAGGTTGGTTGTGAGATTGACCAACAGAGTGACGGCACATTGAAATTCATAAAGGGCATCGACCAATACAGCTATGATGGTGACGACTTCCTGGCCTTTGATGATGTCACTATGCAGTGGGTGGCCCCAGTTGATCAAGCTCTGCCGACGAAGAGGAAGTTGGATGATGTGCAGATCCTCAACACGTACACCAAGGGCTACCTGGAGAAGGAGTGTGTGGACTGGCTGTCCAAATTCATGGAATATGAGGACAAGGAATTCAGTTGGGCTGATT CCGCTCCAAAGGTCTATGCATTTGCTAAAAAAGCCAAAACTGCAGGACATGTCCGACTGACCTGCATGGCCACAGGTTTCTATCCCAAAGATGTGGTTATGCATATTAAGAAGAATGGTGTTCCATTGACCGACCGTGATGGAGTGCAGTCTGCAGGACTCCTACCCAATGATGATGAGACCTACCAGATCAGGATGAGTGTGCAGATCCCAGAGGCAGACAAGGAAACGTATGAATGTTATGTCAACCATAGAGCTTTGAAGGAGCCAATTGTGGTAAAATGGG ATGGAAAATGTTGTGATTGCAGTAGTGGCGGTGCTGTAGTCATTGGGGCTGTAGTCATCGCCTTTATTGTAGTTCTGATCTTGGTGGGCCTCTTTGTTCTGCACAGAAGAGGGACAATTG TGATTCCTGGCTTGAGAACTAGAG CTAATGGCAATGGAGCGGCTGCAATGGTGTGA